The following nucleotide sequence is from Candidatus Methylomirabilota bacterium.
CGCGGACGGATCCGGAGAAGCGATCGAAGGGCATCTCGGCGTTCGTCCTCGAGAAGGGGATGCCGGGCTTCAGCGCCGGCAAGCCTTACCGCAAGCTCGGCCTCCACGCCTCCGACACCGCCGAGCTGATCCTCGCGGACGCGCGGGTGCCCGCGGCGAATCTGCTCGGCGAGCGCGGCGAGGGCTTCGCCCAGGCGATGCAGGTCCTCGAGGGCGGGCGGATCGCGATGGCGGCGATGGCGGTCGGCATCGCGCAGGCCGCCGTCGATCAATCCGTGAAGTACATGAAGCAGCGGAGCGCCTTCGGGCGGACGCTCGCCGAGTTCAACGGGCTGCAGGGGATGCTCGCGGACCTCCTGACCGAGACCGAGGTCGCGCGCCTCCTGACGCTCCGCGCGGCGTGGCTCAAGGACCGGGGGCGTCCGGCGATGCACGCGGCGGCGATGGCGAAGCTCTTCGCCTCGGAGACCGCGATGAAGGCCGCGACCAAGGCCGTGCAGCTCCACGGCGGCGCCGGCTACGTCACCGAGTTCCCGGTCGAGCGCCTCTTCCGCGACGCGAAGCTGACGGAGATCGGCGAGGGGACGTCCGAGATCCAGCGCCTGGTGATCGCGCGGGAGATCCTCCGGCTCTCGTGAGCCCGGCGCTGATCGCGCTCGAGGGCGTCAGCAAGCGCTACGCGACGAGCTCGGGGCCCGTCGAGGCCCTCCGCGACGTCTCGCTCGCCGTCGGCGAGGGCGAGTTCTGCACCCTCATCGGCCCGTCCGGCTGCGGCAAGTCCACGCTGCTCGGCATGCTCGGCGGGCTCACGGCGCCGGACGCCGGCCGCGTCCTCGTCGAGGGGCGGGCGGTCGCCGGGCCCGACCCGCGGCGCGTCGCGACCGTCTTCCAGGACCCGGGTCTCTTCCCGTGGCGCACGGCGCTCGAGAACGTCGAGTTCGGCCTCGAGCTCCAGGGCGTGTCCGCCGCCCGGCGCCGCGCGCTCGCGCAGGACCTCCTCGGCCCGCTCGGCCTCGCGGGCTTCGCGGGCAAGTACCCGCGCGAGCTCTCGGGCGGCATGCGGCAGCGCGTGGCGATCGGCCGCGCGCTCGCGATCGACACGAAGATCCTCCTGATGGACGAGCCCTTCGGCGCCCTCGACGAGCAGACGCGGCTCCTAATGGGCGAGTGGCTGCTCGAGATCTGGCGGCGGACGCGGAAGACGGTGATCTTCGTCACGCACAGCCTGCAGGAGGCGCTCTTCCTCTCGACGCGGATCGCGGTGATGACGGCGCGCCCGGGCCGGATCAAGACGGTGCT
It contains:
- a CDS encoding acyl-CoA dehydrogenase family protein — protein: MDFELTDDQRRVRAAAREFAEGELGDRIAPYDERHEFPWEIVKKLGPLGFLGALVPEDCGGAGLDHVSYALIVEELSRGDASVGITMWAHNSLCTGHIHLFGSPAQRKTYLPRLASGEVLGAWGLTEPGSGSDAAALATRAEERAGEWVLNGSKAFITNASVGGVAVVMARTDPEKRSKGISAFVLEKGMPGFSAGKPYRKLGLHASDTAELILADARVPAANLLGERGEGFAQAMQVLEGGRIAMAAMAVGIAQAAVDQSVKYMKQRSAFGRTLAEFNGLQGMLADLLTETEVARLLTLRAAWLKDRGRPAMHAAAMAKLFASETAMKAATKAVQLHGGAGYVTEFPVERLFRDAKLTEIGEGTSEIQRLVIAREILRLS
- a CDS encoding ABC transporter ATP-binding protein; the encoded protein is MSPALIALEGVSKRYATSSGPVEALRDVSLAVGEGEFCTLIGPSGCGKSTLLGMLGGLTAPDAGRVLVEGRAVAGPDPRRVATVFQDPGLFPWRTALENVEFGLELQGVSAARRRALAQDLLGPLGLAGFAGKYPRELSGGMRQRVAIGRALAIDTKILLMDEPFGALDEQTRLLMGEWLLEIWRRTRKTVIFVTHSLQEALFLSTRIAVMTARPGRIKTVLELGTDYPRPMESPELVALRAKLWHEIREESLRAMGGLA